Proteins from a single region of Coregonus clupeaformis isolate EN_2021a chromosome 19, ASM2061545v1, whole genome shotgun sequence:
- the LOC121531412 gene encoding 26S proteasome non-ATPase regulatory subunit 7, whose protein sequence is MPELAVENVVVHPLVLLSVVDHFNRIGKVGNQKRVVGVLLGSWHKKILDVSNSFAVPFDEDDKDDSVWFLDHDYLENMYNMFKKVNARERIVGWYHTGPKLHKNDIAINELIKQYCTNSVLVIIDVKPKDLGLPTEAYFSVEEIHDDGTPTSKTFEHVTSEIGAEEAEEVGVEHLLRDIKDTTVGTLSQRITNQVHGLKGLNSKLLDIRSYLERVAAGKLPINHQIIYHLQDIFNLLPDVNLLEFTKAFYLKTNDQMLVVYLASLIRSVVALHNLINNKISNRDAERKEGQEKEEGKKEKKEDKEKKEEKEKGDASSKKDEKKKK, encoded by the exons AATAGGGAAAGTAGGCAACCAAAAGCGAGTAGTGGGTGTCCTCCTCGGCTCTTGGCATAAGAAAATCCTTGATGTGTCCAACAGCTTTGCAG TGCCTTTTGATGAGGATGACAAGGATGATTCAGTGTGGTTCCTGGATCATGACTACTTGGAGAATATGTACAACATGTTCAAGAAAGTCAATG ccAGAGAGAGGATAGTGGGCTGGTATCACACAGGTCCTAAACTACATAAGAATGATATTGCCATCAATGAACTCATCAAGCAATACTGCACCAATTCA GTATTAGTGATCATTGATGTAAAGCCTAAGGACCTGGGCCTGCCTACAGAAGCCTACTTCTCTGTGGAGGAAATACATGAC GACGGCACCCCGACCTCCAAAACATTTGAACATGTGACCAGTGAGATTGGAGCCgaggaggcagaggaggtagGCGTGGAGCACCTTCTCAG AGACATCAAGGACACGACAGTGGGTACTCTGTCACAGCGCATCACTAACCAGGTACATGGCCTAAAGGGGCTCAACTCCAAGCTACTGGACATCAGGTCTTACCTGGAGAGAGTGGCTGCAGGAAAGTTGCCCATCAACCACCAAATCATCTACCACCTACAGGACATATTCAACCTGCTTCCTGATGTCAACCTTCTG GAGTTCACAAAGGCCTTCTACCTGAAGACCAACGACCAGATGCTGGTCGTCTACCTGGCGTCCCTCATCCGCTCAGTGGTGGCTCTCCACAACCTCATCAACAACAAGATCTCCAACCGTGATGCTGAGAGGAAGGAGGGACAGGAGAAGgaagagggcaagaaggagaagaaagaggacaaggagaagaaggaagagaaggagaaaggtGACGCCTCATCCAAGAAAgatgagaagaagaagaaatga